From Streptomyces sp. NBC_00775, one genomic window encodes:
- a CDS encoding ricin-type beta-trefoil lectin domain protein, whose amino-acid sequence MPLVAAVLLVMSAAGTALSNSADASTPSPSTSAGAAAATPGCGKAPTLTSGTHTISSSGQNRSYILRIPANYDNNRPYRLVFGFHWVGGTANDVDSGGTDGYNWSYYGLRRLADSANNGTIFVAPQGINNGWANSGGQDVTFVDDLVRQIEAGLCVDTAQLYAGGFSYGGAMTYALACSRATVFRAVAVYSGANLSGCGGGTQPIAYMGLHGISDNVLPISSGRAPRDTFVRNNGCTAQNPPEPSSGSRTHIVTAYSGCTSGHPVVWAAFDGGHDPGPLDGGGSGWRTWTSGEVWKFFTQFDSSTQPPPTGRQIVGGQSGRCVDIDNSTTTNGTQAQLWDCNGGTNQRWTYTDSRQLMVYGNKCLDASGRGTGNGTAAVIWDCNGQTNQQWNINANGTITGVQSGLCLDAVGANTANGTKIQLWSCSGGANQQWSLQG is encoded by the coding sequence ATGCCCCTGGTGGCTGCGGTGCTTCTCGTCATGTCCGCTGCCGGCACGGCGCTGAGCAACAGCGCCGACGCAAGCACGCCGTCGCCGTCCACAAGTGCCGGTGCCGCCGCGGCGACTCCCGGATGCGGCAAGGCCCCGACGCTGACCAGCGGTACGCATACGATCTCGAGCAGCGGCCAGAACCGCAGCTACATTCTCAGGATCCCGGCGAACTACGACAACAACCGCCCCTACCGGCTGGTCTTCGGATTCCACTGGGTGGGCGGTACGGCCAACGACGTCGACTCGGGCGGAACGGACGGGTACAACTGGTCCTACTACGGCCTGAGGCGGCTGGCGGACAGCGCGAACAACGGCACGATCTTCGTGGCGCCCCAGGGCATCAACAACGGTTGGGCCAATTCCGGCGGTCAGGACGTGACCTTCGTCGACGACCTGGTCCGGCAGATCGAGGCGGGCCTGTGCGTCGACACGGCGCAGCTGTACGCCGGGGGCTTCAGCTACGGCGGGGCGATGACGTACGCCCTGGCCTGCTCCCGTGCGACGGTCTTCCGTGCGGTCGCGGTCTACTCCGGCGCGAACCTCAGCGGCTGCGGCGGCGGCACTCAACCCATCGCGTACATGGGGCTCCACGGCATCAGTGACAACGTCCTGCCCATCTCTTCGGGACGGGCGCCGCGCGACACGTTCGTACGGAACAACGGCTGCACCGCGCAGAACCCACCCGAGCCGTCGTCCGGCAGCCGGACACACATCGTCACCGCCTACTCGGGGTGCACGTCCGGGCACCCCGTCGTGTGGGCCGCGTTCGACGGTGGGCACGACCCCGGCCCCCTCGACGGGGGCGGCAGCGGCTGGCGGACCTGGACGTCGGGAGAGGTGTGGAAGTTCTTCACCCAGTTCGACTCGTCGACCCAGCCCCCGCCCACCGGCCGGCAGATCGTGGGCGGGCAGTCCGGCCGCTGCGTCGACATCGACAACTCCACCACGACCAACGGCACCCAGGCACAACTGTGGGACTGCAACGGCGGCACCAACCAGCGGTGGACCTACACCGACAGCAGGCAACTCATGGTCTACGGCAACAAATGTCTGGACGCCTCCGGGAGGGGGACCGGCAACGGCACCGCGGCGGTGATCTGGGACTGCAACGGGCAGACGAACCAGCAGTGGAACATCAACGCCAACGGCACGATCACAGGAGTGCAGTCGGGGCTGTGTCTTGATGCCGTCGGCGCGAACACCGCTAACGGAACCAAGATCCAACTGTGGAGCTGCTCGGGCGGAGCGAACCAGCAGTGGAGTCTGCAGGGCTGA